From Malaciobacter mytili LMG 24559:
GTTACTGCTATTTTAGAAGGAATGTTATTTGGATTTTTTATCTCAATATATGGTTATAATGGTTTCTTACTTGGAGTTTTATATGGATTTGCTTCATTGGTTCCTGTTGTAGGAGGCTTAATAATGTGGCTTCCTATTGCCATATATGAAATATTTAAAGGTAATTTATATGATGCAATAGTAATAATTAGTTACTCAATTATTGTAATTTCAATAATAGCTGATACTTTTGTAAAACCAATTATAATTAAATATATAAATCAAAGAATAGTGAGAACTCCTTCAAAAATCAATGAATTATTAATCTTCTTCTCAATTATTGCAGGGTTATCAACTTTTGGTTTTTGGGGGATGATTATAGGGCCTGCAATGGTTACATTTTTTATCTCTATTGTACAATTATTAAAAAAGTATAGTAATGATATGATATAATGAGAAAAATTTGGGGAAAATATAAATGCAAATAGATTTAAAAGAGTTAAAAAAGATTACAATTTTATATGTGGAAGATGATGATATTATAAGAACTCAAACTCTAAGCCTATTTGAAAAAATTTTTAAAAAAGTATATAGTGCTTCAAATGGAGAAGAAGGTATTAATTTATTTAATGAACATATGCAAACTCTTGATGTTATAGTAACTGATTTAAATATGCCTAAAATGTCTGGTATGGAGATGGCAGAGGAGATTCATAAAGTATCAAAATATATACCTGTGATTTTTACAACTGCTTATACAGATGAAGAGTTTTTATTAAAAGCTATTTCATTAAATATTGATAGCTATGTAACTAAACCTCTAAAAATTAAAGAACTAACTGCAACTATTTTAACAAGTGTTAAAAAATATAAAGAAAGTAGAAGTTTATATAAAACAACAAAAGCTCTAGCAAATGAAATGCTAACAACAAGAAAAGATTATGATGAGTTAAAAGAAGAATATGATTTTTTGCAAAAAGAAGTTAATTTTTACAAATTTTTAGCTGAACATTTTATTGCTTCAGTAAAACTTGATAAATTTGGAATGATTGAAAAAATTTCAAATCAATTTTCAAATATCTATAAATATACAATTATTGAATTAAAAAATAAACCTCTTAGTGCAATTACAAGCAATCATGCAAATTTACAAAAAAAGATGCTTGAAGCAATAAAGAAAAAAGAAGCAGTTGGATTTAATGAGAAGTTTATAACTGCTGATAACCAAGAATTAAATTTTCATAATATTTTATATCCCCTATATGAAAATAAAGATGAATATGCAAGTGGATATATGTTGTATCAATCTTTAGAGAGATGAGATTACTCATCACCTCTTAGTATTTCACCTTTATAAGTCATAATTCCATAATTTAAGTTTGAAACAGATTTAAACCCTAAGTCTTTCATAATTTTTTGACAATAAGCACTTCTACTACCACTTAAACAATATACAATAACAGGCTTTTCTTTTTGATTTATTATTTGCTCTAAACTTTGATAAAAAGAAGTTGTAGGAATTAAGTAATCGCACCCTTTTATTCTTTGTCCTACCCACTCCATCCACTCTCTTGTATCAACTAAATTAAAATCTACATATTTTAACTCTCTTGCTTCTAAAAGTGATTCTAACTCATAAGCATCTATTTGTTCTTTTTTTAATAATACTTCACACTCTAGCTTAGTTAAACCTCTTGAGTGAGTATGAGTTGCTTCATTTATCTCTTCTTCAACCATTAAGCTTTTTGCATATTCAGGTGTACAAAAAATTCCACAATGACATTTTCCATCTTTTGGAATTTCAACTTCTAAAGCAGGTTTACAAGGACATAATCTATTATCTTCTTTTTCTTGTTCTTCTTTTGTTTGTCCAACTACCATAAAACAGGGACAAAACCTTTTATCATATATAAGTTTATTTCTTGTAAGACCTTGTTGGATTGATTCGTTTATCTCTTCTTGTGGATTATAAACAAAATTATATTTTTTTAAAACATCATTCGTAAACTCTTTTGTAAGTTCAAATTCCACTTGAAATTCATCTGAATTCATATCAATTTTTTTTATCATAATATACCTTGAGTTTATTTATTTTTGGTATTATAGAAAATTGTTCTTTATCTTTTTTGAACTATTTTATTATAAGTTTTTCTTAATTTACTTTTTATTAATTAAAACTTGGAAAGT
This genomic window contains:
- a CDS encoding response regulator, translating into MQIDLKELKKITILYVEDDDIIRTQTLSLFEKIFKKVYSASNGEEGINLFNEHMQTLDVIVTDLNMPKMSGMEMAEEIHKVSKYIPVIFTTAYTDEEFLLKAISLNIDSYVTKPLKIKELTATILTSVKKYKESRSLYKTTKALANEMLTTRKDYDELKEEYDFLQKEVNFYKFLAEHFIASVKLDKFGMIEKISNQFSNIYKYTIIELKNKPLSAITSNHANLQKKMLEAIKKKEAVGFNEKFITADNQELNFHNILYPLYENKDEYASGYMLYQSLER
- a CDS encoding ferredoxin-thioredoxin reductase catalytic domain-containing protein — protein: MIKKIDMNSDEFQVEFELTKEFTNDVLKKYNFVYNPQEEINESIQQGLTRNKLIYDKRFCPCFMVVGQTKEEQEKEDNRLCPCKPALEVEIPKDGKCHCGIFCTPEYAKSLMVEEEINEATHTHSRGLTKLECEVLLKKEQIDAYELESLLEARELKYVDFNLVDTREWMEWVGQRIKGCDYLIPTTSFYQSLEQIINQKEKPVIVYCLSGSRSAYCQKIMKDLGFKSVSNLNYGIMTYKGEILRGDE